In Lemur catta isolate mLemCat1 chromosome 1, mLemCat1.pri, whole genome shotgun sequence, one DNA window encodes the following:
- the FBXO22 gene encoding F-box only protein 22 — translation MEPVCGGGDRCGSSSADPRGTFVLSNLAEVVERVLAFLPAKALLRAAGVCRLWRECVRRVLRTHRSVTWISAGLAEAGHFQGHCLVRVVAEELENVHILPHTVLYMADSETFISLEECRGHKRARRRTSMETAFALEKLFPKQCQVLGIVTPGIIVTPMGSGSSRPQEIEIGESGFALLFPQIEGIKIQPFHFIKDPKNLTLERHQLTEVGLLDNPELRVVLVFGYNCCKVGASNYLHRVVSTFSDMNIILAGGQVDNLSSLTSEKNPLDIDATGVVGLSFSGHRIQSATVLLNEDVNDEKTAEAAMQRLKAANIPEQNTIGFMFACVGRGFQHYRAKRNVEADAFRKFFPSVPLFGFFGNGEIGCDRIVTGNFILRKCNEVKDDDLFHSYTTIMALIHLGSSK, via the exons ATGGAGCCGGTGTGCGGCGGCGGAGACCGCTGCGGCTCCTCCTCCGCAGACCCACGGGGCACCTTCGTGTTGAGTAACCTAGCGGAGGTGGTGGAGCGTGTGCTCGCCTTCCTGCCCGCCAAGGCGCTGCTGCGAGCGGCCGG CGTGTGCCGCTTATGGAGGGAGTGTGTGCGCAGAGTGTTGCGGACCCATCGGAGTGTGACCTGGATCTCCGCAGGCCTGGCTGAGGCCGGCCACTTTCAGGGGCATTGCTTGGTTCGTGTGGTCGCAGAGGAGCTTGAG aaTGTTCATATCTTACCACACACAGTTCTCTACATGGCTGATTCGGAAACGTTCATTAGTCTGGAAGAGTGCCGTGGCCATAAGAGAG CCAGGAGAAGAACTAGTATGGAAACAGCATTTGCCCTTGAAAAGCTATTCCCGAAACAATGCCAAGTCCTTGGGATTGTGACCCCAGGAATTATAG TGACTCCAATGGGATCAGGTAGCAGTCGACCTCAGGAAATAGAAATTGGAGAATCTGGTTTTGCTCTGTTATTCCCTCAaattgaaggaataaaaatacagccttttcattttattaaggaTCCGAAGAACTTAACATTAGAAAGACATCAACTCACTGAAGTAG GTCTTTTAGATAACCCTGAACTTCGTGTGGTCCTTGTCTTTGGCTACAATTGCTGTAAGGTGGGAGCCAGTAATTACCTGCATCGAGTAGTCAGCACTTTTAGTGATATGAATATCATCTTGGCTGGGGGCCAGGTGGACAACCTGTCATCACTGACTTCTGAAAA GAATCCTCTGGATATTGATGCCACTGGTGTGGTTGGACTGTCATTTAGTGGACACCGAATCCAGAGTGCCACTGTGCTCCTCAACGAGGATGTCAACGATGAGAAGACTGCTGAGGCTGCGATGCAGCGTCTCAAAGCGGCCAACATTCCAGAACAGAACACCATTGGCTTCATGTTTGCATGTGTGGGCAGGGGCTTTCAGCATTACAGAGCCAAGAGGAATGTTGAGGCTGATGCATTTAGAAAGTTTTTTCCTAGCGTCCCCTTATTTGGCTTCTTTGGAAATGGAGAGATTGGATGTGATCGGATAGTCACTGGGAACTTTATATTGAGGAAATGTAACGAGGTAAAGGATGACGATCTGTTTCATAGCTACACAACCATAATGGCACTCATTCATCTGGGGTCATCTAAATAA